A single genomic interval of Candidatus Afararchaeum irisae harbors:
- the tnpA gene encoding IS200/IS605 family transposase, translating into QMTIADDHIHLFVECDPKWSPSEIAKQFKGYSGRVLLKKHPEIQDQYFWNSSFWKIGYFVSTAGKVSEETVRKYIERSEHS; encoded by the coding sequence CAGATGACGATAGCAGATGACCACATACATTTGTTTGTTGAGTGTGACCCAAAGTGGAGTCCTTCTGAGATAGCAAAACAATTCAAAGGGTATTCAGGGAGAGTATTACTGAAGAAACATCCTGAAATCCAAGACCAGTATTTCTGGAATAGTAGTTTCTGGAAGATAGGATATTTTGTCAGTACAGCAGGCAAGGTATCTGAAGAGACGGTCCGAAAATATATTGAAAGAAGCGAACATAGCTGA